GGGCTACCTGCTGCAAAAAGAACTGGAGAGCCGCGGCATCGAAGTGCGCTGCGGTGCCAACACCAAGGCGATCCTCGGCGAGCGCGAGGTCGAAGGCGTCGAACTGGAAGACGGCACGATCATCGATGCCTCGCTGGTGGTTATGGCGGTGGGCATCCGGCCTGCGGTCGATCTGGCCCGCGAGGCGGGGCTTGAGGTGGGGCGCGGCATCCAGACGGATTTCGCCATGCGCACCTCGGACCCGGACATCTTCAGCGTCGGGGAATGCGCCGAGGTGGATGGCCGCGTCTACGGTCTGGTCGCGCCGCTCTACCAGATGGCAAAGGTCGCCGCCGAGCACCTCTCCGGCGTCTCCGAGGCCGCGTTCACCCATGCCGAGACACCCACCAAGCTCAAGGTCACCGGCATCAACCTTTATTCGGTCGGGGATTTCGGCGACGGGCCGGACCGCGAGGACGTGGTGCTGCGTGACGCCGCCCGTGGCAGCTACCGCCGGGTGATCTTGCAGGACAATCGCGTGATCGGAGCCGTGCTCTACGGCGATGTGGCCGATGGCATGTGGTACAACGAGCTGCTGAAGTCCGGCGAGGATGTGTCAAAGATGCGCGACACGCTGATCTTCGGACAGGCGCATCAGGGTGGCGGCGTCGCAGCCGACCCGCTGGCCGCCGTCGCCAATCTTTCGGACGACGCGGAAATCTGCGGCTGCAACGGCATCTGCAAAGGCAAGATCGTACAGGCAATCAATGAAAAGGGGCTGACGTCGCTCGGAGAAGTGCGCGCCCACACCAAGGCCAGCGCCTCCTGCGGCACCTGCACGGGGCTCGTGGAGGCGGTCATGGCGCTGACCCTTGGCGACACATTCGCCAAGAAGGCCGAGGGCATGTGCGGGTGCACCGATCTCGGCCATGGCGAGGTGCGCCGCCTGATCAAGGCGCAGGGGCTCAAGAGCATCCCCGCCGTGATGCAGGAACTGGAGTGGAAGAGCTCGCACGGCTGCGCCAAATGCCGCCCTGCGCTGAACTACTACCTGCTCAGCGACTGGCCGGGCGAGTATAAAGACGATCAGCAGAGCCGCTTCATCAACGAGCGCGTGCACGCCAATATCCAGAAGGACGGCACCTATTCCGTCGTGCCGCGCATGTGGGGCGGGATGACCTCTTCGGATGAGCTGCGCGCCATCGCGGATGTGGTCGACAAGTTCGCCATCCCCGACGTGAAGGTGACCGGCGGCCAGCGCATCG
This portion of the Salipiger sp. CCB-MM3 genome encodes:
- the nirB gene encoding nitrite reductase large subunit NirB, with protein sequence MSKQRLVIIGNGMAPGRLLEHLFEAAPDAYDVTIFNAEPRVNYDRIMLSPVLSGEKTFEDIIIHGDAWYEGHGITLHRGEKVTGIDREARIVTGASGITAAYDKLVIATGSSPFIIPVPGHKLPGVLAYRDLDDVDGMLRAADRGGRAVVIGGGLLGLEAAAGLKSRGMDVTVLHLMPTLMERQLDPAAGYLLQKELESRGIEVRCGANTKAILGEREVEGVELEDGTIIDASLVVMAVGIRPAVDLAREAGLEVGRGIQTDFAMRTSDPDIFSVGECAEVDGRVYGLVAPLYQMAKVAAEHLSGVSEAAFTHAETPTKLKVTGINLYSVGDFGDGPDREDVVLRDAARGSYRRVILQDNRVIGAVLYGDVADGMWYNELLKSGEDVSKMRDTLIFGQAHQGGGVAADPLAAVANLSDDAEICGCNGICKGKIVQAINEKGLTSLGEVRAHTKASASCGTCTGLVEAVMALTLGDTFAKKAEGMCGCTDLGHGEVRRLIKAQGLKSIPAVMQELEWKSSHGCAKCRPALNYYLLSDWPGEYKDDQQSRFINERVHANIQKDGTYSVVPRMWGGMTSSDELRAIADVVDKFAIPDVKVTGGQRIDLLGVKKADLPAVWADLNAAGLVSGHAYAKGLRTVKTCVGSTWCRFGTQDSTGLGIKLEKFLWGSWTPAKVKLAVTGCPRNCAEATCKDIGVICVESGYEIVYGGAAGLHIQGTTKLGTVATEEEVIEIAAAMTQMYREQGFYLERIYKWADRVGYDTVKAAILDDLESRRAYYERFVLSQKFSQSDPWSERVSGVDKHEFKPLAVFGEDLAPATAKVEPAE